Proteins encoded together in one Impatiens glandulifera chromosome 1, dImpGla2.1, whole genome shotgun sequence window:
- the LOC124940452 gene encoding bZIP transcription factor TGA10-like, whose protein sequence is MDRSRDQQGISYDDDEDEDDDDQLGDLDNHPSLFLNYIEDDHDHGHQKQTTNSEMMRPPTLNIFPSQPMHVDHSSTVKTNDGLVSPATTALKHKTDASSEPPKQRGAGNHKGPTRRSERETLEPKVLRRLAQNREAARKSRLRKKAYVHQLESSRIRLNQLEQELQRARNQGFFVGGEQLQGISVVNNISPDGAIFDMEYGRWLDEQQRMANEVRTAVQENLGENELRVMLDNCLARFQEMLNLKAMVIKSDVFHIFSGMWKTPAERCFMWIGGFRPSDILKVILNNVEPLSEQQILVICELQQSTQQAEAGLSHGLDMMNRSVSDAIGFDYPQNMAMAINKLSTLEGFIRQAESLRHDTVHRLYQYLTTQQAARYFLAITEYFHRLRALSSLWMGRPRQDN, encoded by the exons ATGGACAGAAGTAGAGATCAGCAAGGAATTagttatgatgatgatgaagatgaggacGATGATGATCAGCTTGGTGATCTAGATAATCATCCATCTCTTTTTCTTAATTACATAGaagatgatcatgatcatggtCATCAGAAAC AGACTACTAATTCTGAGATGATGAGGCCTCCAACTCTAAATATTTTCCCTTCTCAACCTATGCATGTGGATCATTCGTCAACTGTTAAG ACAAATGATGGATTAGTTTCTCCGGCAACAACTGCCCTAAAACACAAAACAGATGCTTCAAGTGAACCACCAAAGCAG AGAGGAGCTGGAAATCACAAAGGCCCAACTCGAAGATCAGAAAGGGAAACACTAGAACCCAAG GTACTGAGAAGACTTGCTCAAAATAGAGAAGCAGCCAGGAAAAGCAGGCTTAGGAAAAAG GCTTACGTTCACCAGCTGGAATCAAGTAGAATTAGGCTTAATCAACTTGAACAAGAACTACAAAGGGCAAGAAATCAA GGTTTTTTTGTGGGTGGTGAACAATTACAAGGTATTTCTGTTGTCAACAACATAAGCCCAG ATGGTGCAATATTTGACATGGAATATGGGAGGTGGCTGGATGAGCAACAGCGCATGGCTAACGAAGTGAGGACGGCGGTGCAAGAGAATTTAGGAGAAAACGAGCTTCGAGTGATGCTCGATAACTGCCTGGCTCGGTTCCAGGAAATGCTCAATCTCAAGGCCATGGTCATTAAGTCGGATGTCTTTCATATCTTTTCTGGCATGTGGAAAACTCCCGCTGAAAGATGCTTCATGTGGATTGGAGGATTCCGCCCTTCGGACATCCTTAAG GTCATTTTAAATAACGTGGAGCCTTTATCGGAGCAACAAATTTTGGTGATATGTGAGTTACAACAATCGACACAACAAGCTGAGGCAGGTCTCTCGCATGGGCTGGACATGATGAATCGATCGGTCTCGGATGCAATTGGATTCGACTATCCTCAGAACATGGCCATGGCCATCAACAAGTTGTCCACACTAGAAGGCTTCATTAGACAG GCAGAATCCTTGAGGCACGATACAGTTCATCGACTATACCAATATCTGACTACTCAACAGGCAGCAAGATATTTTCTTGCGATCACCGAATACTTCCATCGACTCCGTGCTCTTAGCTCTCTTTGGATGGGACGTCCGCGCCAAGATAATTAA
- the LOC124918858 gene encoding FT-interacting protein 3, whose product MQRPPPEDFSLKETKPHLGGGKFTGDKLTSTYDLVEQMQYLYVRVVKAKDLPGKDVTGSCDPYVEVKLGNYKGTTRHFEKKSNPEWNQVFAFSKDRLQASMLEVSVKDKDFVKDDFMGRVLFDLNEVPKRVPPDSPLAPQWYRLEDRNGNKVKGGELMLAVWMGTQADEAFPEAWHSDAATVSGVDGLANIRSKVYLSPKLWYLRVNIIEAQDLVPGDKTRFPEVFVKAVLGNQALRTRISTSKTINPMWNEDLMFVAAEPFDDHLILSVEDRIAPNKEEILGRCAIPLQYIERRLDHKPLNSKWYNVEKHVVIGEGDKKKEVKFSSRIHMRICLEGGYHVLDESTHYSSDLRATAKQLWKSNIGVLELGILSAVGLSPMKTKDNRATTDAYCVAKYGQKWVRTRTIIDNFTPRWNEQYTWEVFDPCTVITIGVFDNCHLHGGGDKNGGARDSKIGKVRIRLSTLETDRVYTHSYPLLVLHPSGVKKMGEIQLAMRFTCSSLLNMMHMYSMPLLPKMHYIHPLTISQLDNLRHQATQIVSMRLSRAEPPLRKEVVEYMLDVGSHMWSMRRSKANFFRIMGVLSGIVAVGRWFDQICNWKNPITTVLIHILFLILVLYPELILPTIFLYLFLIGIWYYRWRPRHPPHMDTRLSCADNAHPDELDEEFDTFPTSRPNEIVRMRYDRLRSIAGRIQTVVGDLATQGERFQSLLSWRDPRATSLFVIFCLIAAVVLYVTPFQVVALLTGFYVLRHPRFRHKLPSVPLNFFRRLPARNDCML is encoded by the coding sequence ATGCAGAGGCCTCCTCCAGAAGACTTCTCCTTAAAGGAGACGAAGCCACATCTTGGTGGTGGGAAATTCACTGGTGATAAGCTTACAAGCACGTATGACTTAGTTGAACAGATGCAATATCTCTACGTTCGTGTTGTCAAAGCTAAGGATTTACCAGGTAAGGATGTAACTGGAAGTTGTGATCCTTATGTAGAAGTTAAGCTTGGAAATTACAAGGGGACTACTCGTCATTTCGAGAAGAAGAGCAATCCCGAATGGAATCAAGTCTTTGCTTTCTCTAAAGACCGTCTTCAAGCTTCAATGCTCGAGGTTTCGGTTAAGGATAAGGATTTTGTTAAGGATGATTTCATGGGGAGGGTTTTGTTTGATCTTAATGAGGTTCCAAAGAGGGTTCCTCCAGATAGTCCATTGGCTCCACAATGGTATAGGTTAGAAGATAGGAATGGGAATAAGGTTAAAGGAGGAGAGCTCATGTTAGCTGTTTGGATGGGGACTCAAGCTGACGAAGCATTCCCTGAAGCTTGGCATTCTGATGCCGCGACAGTTAGTGGCGTTGATGGGCTTGCGAATATTCGATCTAAGGTTTATCTTTCCCCTAAACTATGGTACTTGAGGGTGAACATCATCGAAGCTCAGGATCTTGTACCGGGCGATAAGACTCGGTTTCCAGAAGTTTTCGTGAAAGCAGTTCTTGGAAACCAGGCTTTGAGAACGAGGATTTCCACTAGCAAGACGATCAACCCGATGTGGAATGAGGATTTGATGTTTGTAGCTGCTGAGCCGTTCGATGACCATTTGATTTTAAGTGTTGAGGATAGAATCGCCCCGAATAAGGAAGAAATTTTGGGGAGATGCGCGATTCCTCTGCAGTATATCGAAAGGCGGTTAGATCATAAGCCTCTCAACTCCAAGTGGTATAATGTGGAGAAGCATGTTGTGATCGGGGAAGGtgacaagaagaaggaagtCAAATTTTCGAGTCGAATTCACATGAGAATTTGTTTGGAAGGCGGTTATCACGTTTTGGACGAGTCGACCCATTATAGCAGTGATCTAAGGGCTACTGCAAAACAACTTTGGAAGTCCAACATAGGAGTTCTCGAACTGGGTATTCTAAGCGCTGTCGGATTGTCTCCCATGAAGACGAAAGATAATCGAGCGACCACGGACGCGTATTGCGTAGCAAAATACGGGCAGAAGTGGGTGCGAACGAGGACTATCATTGACAACTTCACCCCTAGATGGAACGAGCAATACACTTGGGAGGTTTTCGATCCCTGCACTGTTATAACCATCGGTGTGTTCGATAACTGTCATCTACATGGAGGAGGAGACAAGAACGGCGGTGCGAGAGATTCGAAGATCGGGAAGGTCAGGATTCGGCTCTCCACGCTTGAGACTGATCGGGTCTACACTCATTCGTACCCTCTACTAGTGTTGCATCCTTCCGGGGTGAAGAAAATGGGGGAAATTCAGTTGGCGATGAGATTCACTTGCTCATCGTTACTCAACATGATGCATATGTACTCGATGCCGTTGCTGCCTAAAATGCATTACATTCACCCGTTGACTATAAGTCAGCTCGATAACTTGAGGCATCAGGCGACTCAGATCGTTTCGATGAGGCTGAGCCGAGCCGAACCCCCGTTGAGGAAAGAGGTGGTGGAGTATATGCTGGACGTGGGGTCTCACATGTGGAGTATGAGGAGGAGCAAGGCGAATTTTTTCCGTATAATGGGAGTTCTAAGCGGGATAGTTGCGGTTGGGAGATGGTTCGATCAGATATGTAACTGGAAGAACCCGATCACGACGGTTCTGATTCATATCCTGTTTCTGATACTGGTTCTTTACCCGGAGCTGATTTTGCCCACGATTTTCCTTTACCTATTCTTGATCGGAATCTGGTACTACAGGTGGAGGCCAAGACATCCTCCGCATATGGACACGCGATTGTCGTGTGCGGATAATGCTCATCCGGACGAGCTCGATGAGGAGTTCGACACTTTTCCGACTTCTCGGCCGAACGAAATTGTTCGGATGAGGTACGATAGGTTGAGGAGTATAGCAGGTAGGATTCAGACTGTGGTGGGGGATTTAGCTACGCAGGGGGAGAGGTTTCAGTCATTGCTGAGCTGGCGAGACCCGAGGGCAACGTCCCTGTTtgtgatattttgtttgattgcgGCTGTGGTTCTGTATGTGACGCCGTTCCAGGTGGTGGCGCTTCTGACGGGGTTCTATGTTTTGAGACATCCGAGGTTTCGTCATAAGCTGCCTTCGGTTCCTCTTAATTTCTTTAGGAGGTTGCCGGCTCGGAACGATTGTATGCTGTGA
- the LOC124940548 gene encoding mitogen-activated protein kinase kinase kinase 20-like, protein MSDKNSNTDHSPPPVAWWERGKVIAEGSYGCIVCEARPVPGHCLSLVLPKLMAVKTCKVKQVIYHERDILSLFKRHPHIIHFYGFDSSINTEDGKLMHDMFIEYASGGDMSSRIFTGVGLPEKKVRLYVKGILLGLETIHNLSYAHCDIKPDNILMVDGVVKIADFGIAVKSPTVISSIRGTQEYMSPELIADGYYSCSADIWALGITVLEMLIGKRAWGNKFRKLNMVSIIGVCNIVPEIPKDEVSYLARDFLSRCLVRDYKERWTVDLLLNHPFVSRQNEEEHI, encoded by the coding sequence ATGTCGGACAAGAATTCTAATACTGATCATTCTCCTCCTCCGGTGGCCTGGTGGGAAAGAGGCAAGGTTATTGCTGAAGGTTCTTATGGATGCATCGTTTGCGAAGCACGTCCAGTCCCCGGACATTGTCTATCGCTTGTTCTTCCTAAACTCATGGCCGTTAAAACATGCAAGGTTAAACAAGTGATTTACCACGAAAGGGATATACTTTCTCTCTTCAAACGTCACCCACACATAATTCACTTTTATGGCTTCGACTCTTCTATAAACACCGAAGATGGCAAGCTTATGCACGACATGTTTATCGAATATGCCTCTGGCGGGGATATGTCATCTCGGATCTTCACTGGAGTTGGATTGCCGGAGAAGAAGGTTAGACTCTACGTCAAAGGAATATTGCTAGGTTTAGAAACAATTCACAACTTGAGTTACGCACATTGTGATATCAAACCGGATAATATATTGATGGTTGATGGAGTTGTGAAGATTGCTGATTTTGGGATTGCGGTGAAGTCTCCAACTGTCATTTCATCCATTAGAGGTACTCAAGAGTATATGTCGCCAGAATTGATAGCGGATGGATATTATAGTTGTTCGGCGGATATTTGGGCACTTGGGATTACGGTTTTGGAGATGCTTATTGGAAAAAGAGCGTGGggaaataaatttagaaaattgaATATGGTTTCGATAATTGGAGTATGTAATATTGTACCGGAAATCCCAAAAGATGAAGTTTCATATTTGGCTCGTGATTTTCTTTCGAGATGTCTTGTTAGGGATTATAAAGAACGATGGACGGTAGATTTGCTTCTTAACCATCCCTTTGTATCGAGACAAAATGAAGAGGAGCACATATGA
- the LOC124918824 gene encoding TBCC domain-containing protein 1-like, translated as MTDNDDPTMRESDPIIHPRRELFEHGLLPIPKLIFSDGNQTLTSIKDKFLHLSASSSTHRVDSIAISETLQISLDHARLLLDTLASVLHCDSDPLVTADSSEVDSVGADVYHLLLFLYIQSYKRLLPRTHKDSAAIADVWPSTSAFDGYLSVLSPLQLARSNSRRFMPSQADEEAHQLCYIQKHLANILSLLANSVDGEGEESQVLTKENFEYIGFLIYFGDKSSDRIPLSQAVPFFANSDPDMPAAPVPATQIHEWLLQNIEYTTERISEKVSPKENGLTHDQDLAMVDMSAKSANITTNAKGPCVVEGISKSSYVRRASDIKGSYVKVANCQDSVIYILAPLRYATIYGCSDTTIVLGAVGKALRVEHCERVHVIVAAKRVCIGNCRECIFFMGVNQRPLMVGDNHKLQVAPFNTFYSRLEEHMDEVGVKATVNKWDDHVALGPVDPHDSLSHPVGISDVQAESASHLEPDQFTNFLIPNGLDGETSGSTEVNPFALPTAYMSSQQRNCDNLAEIKHMLKETQLEESRKRELLSALHVYFKDWLYGKYYRVLHYTKQRSLALFYLVLKSVSFLQQRLETLDNFIA; from the exons ATGACTGATAACGATGATCCAACGATGAGAGAATCGGACCCTATCATTCACCCTCGAAGGGAGCTATTCGAGCACGGTCTTCTTCCTATACCTAAGCTCATTTTCTCAGATGGAAATCAAACCCTAACCTCTATCAAGGACAAGTTTCTTCATCTCTCAGCTAGCTCCTCAACTCACCGTGTTGATTCGATTGCCATCTCCGAAACTCTCCAGATCTCGCTTGATCATGCGCGACTCCTTCTGGACACGCTCGCTTCAGTCCTTCACTGCGATTCTGATCCCTTAGTGACCGCCGATTCAAGCGAGGTTGATTCGGTTGGTGCTGATGTCTATCATTTGTTATTGTTCTTGTATATTCAATCGTATAAAAGGCTGCTTCCTCGTACGCACAAGGATTCGGCTGCTATTGCTGATGTCTGGCCTTCCACCTCAGCTTTTGATGGATATTTATCCGTTCTATCGCCATTGCAG CTGGCGAGAAGCAACAGTCGACGATTTATGCCTTCTCAAGCTGATGAAGAGGCACACCAGTTATGCTATATACAGAAGCACTTGGCTAACATTTTGTCTCTTTTGGCGAATTCTGTGGATGGGGAAGGCGAAGAATCACAG GTTTTGACTAAGGAAAATTTTGAGTACATtggatttttaatttactttggAGACAAGAGTTCGGATAGGATTCCATTGAGCCAAGCTGTTCCATTTTTTGCTAATTCAGACCCAGATATGCCTGCTGCTCCTGTTCCAGCAACTCAAATTCACGAATGGCTGCTCCAGAACATAGAGTACACTACTGAACGGATTTCTGAAAAGGTTTCTCCAAAAGAAAATGGGTTAACACATGATCAAGATCTTGCAATGGTTGATATGTCTGCGAAATCTGCTAATATCACAACCAATGCAAAGGGTCCTTGTGTTGTAGAGGGCATCTCAAAATCGTCATATGTTCGGCGAGCATCTGATATCAAAGGATCTTACGTGAAG GTTGCCAATTGCCAAGATTCTGTCATCTATATTTTAGCTCCATTGAGATATGCCACCATTTATGGATGCTCCGACACCACTATAGTTCTTGGTGCGGTTGGAAAG GCTCTAAGAGTGGAACACTGTGAACGAGTTCATGTTATTGTTGCTGCTAAACGTGTATGTATTGGCAACTGTCGTGAGTGCATATTCTTCATGGGTGTAAATCAAAGGCCTTTAATGGTTGGTGATAACCATAAGTTGCAG GTGGCgccatttaacacattttactCACGGTTGGAGGAGCACATGGATGAAGTTGGTGTTAAGGCAACTGTTAATAAATGGGATGATCATGTTGCACTCGGACCAGTTGATCCTCACGATTCTCTGTCTCATCCTGTGGGTATATCTGATGTTCAAGCTGAATCCGCCTCCCACCTAGAACCAGACCAATTCACAAATTTTTTG ATACCAAATGGGTTAGACGGTGAAACCTCTGGATCCACAGAAGTTAATCCATTTGCCCTCCCTACCGCTTACATGTCATCTCAGCAAAGAAAT TGCGATAATTTGGCGGAGATAAAACACATGCTGAAAGAAACTCAGCTGGAAGAAAGCAGGAAGAGAGAATTATTAAGTGCACTTCATGTCTACTTCAAGGATTGGTTATATGGTAAATATTATCGTGTTTTACACTACACAAAGCAAAGATCACTTGCattgttttatttggttttaaaGTCGGTTTCTTTCTTGCAACAGCGACTGGAAACGTTAGACAACTTTATTGCTTGA
- the LOC124918825 gene encoding G patch domain-containing protein 11, with the protein MADDGEEDYMSDLSRFLPPDNTSKPSNKLCSKRGSIPQPSSKKPKTLNWQEQRKLTREQKQEEEDKKIISSLDSAIPQSNIGFKMLKQMGYTPGSALGKEGGFGRIDPVGIEIRRSRAGIGREDPRKEKIRMEEEKMVREKNREKELMVDFGSRKKEQWKNRRVVVDYHKAKAAFEQLENKEVEVEQEKKSDDEEQEEEKKEEIITEEDLEEMLMKLRDEYEYCLYCGCRYESKDALLSGCPGINEDDH; encoded by the exons ATGGCGGACGATGGAGAAGAAGATTACATGAGCGATCTCTCTCGTTTTCTCCCTCCTGACAACACCTCCAAGCCTTCAAATAAG TTGTGTAGCAAAAGAGGCTCCATTCCTCAGCCTTCGAGCAAGAAACCCAAAACCCTAAACTGGCAAGAGCAGCGGAAACTGACGAGAGAACAGAAGCAAGAAGAAgaggataaaaaaataatttcgaGCTTAGATTCAGCCATTCCACAATCAAACATCGGATTCAAGATGTTGAAACAGATGGGTTATACCCCTGGGTCAGCACTGGGAAAAGAAGGGGGGTTCGGCAGGATTGACCCAGTTGGGATCGAGATTCGCCGGTCGCGAGCTGGTATTGGCAGGGAGGATCCGAGGAAGGAGAAGATAAggatggaggaggagaagatggTTAGAGAAAAGAATAGAGAGAAGGAATTGATGGTGGATTTTGGTAGTCGGAAGAAGGAACAGTGGAAGAACAGGAGAGTTGTTGTGGACTATCACAAAGCCAAGGCTGCGTTTGAACAATTGGAGAACAAGGAGGTTGAAGTGGAGCAGGAGAAGAAGAGCGATgatgaagaacaagaagaagagaagaaggaaGAGATAATAACAGAAGAG GATTTGGAAGAAATGCTAATGAAATTGAGAGATGAGTATGAATATTGCCTTTATTGTGGTTGTCGG TATGAATCAAAGGATGCACTCTTATCTGGTTGTCCTGGAATAAATGAAGATGATCACTAG